The sequence tgatggtgatgccgtAGTCTGAAATGATTAGACAAGTTCAACTTCAATGACTCTGTGACTTACCAGCGCACAGGTTCACGCCAAAGGCGATGGCGGCCTCGGACTGGCTACCACACTCGTCCCAGATGCACTCAGCGAACCAGTTCTGGAGGTTGGAGCGCTTGCAGAAGCACAGGTACATGTTCTCCTCAGTGCAGTCCAGAGGGGGATGATCGGTGATGACGCCCTGGAAGCAGTTGATGGCGCAGACGGACTGAGCCTGAGCCATGGAGGCCAGGCCGATGACGCCGGCAGCGGCAAGGCGGATCGAGGTGGAGGTCTTCATCTTGCTTGGAGAGTTTGTTGAAATCGAACGAGTGATGTTCTAGCGAATGTGGTCGTTGTCGACGGAAGCAAGTAGTGAGCGAGTGTTGAAGACGGATTGCGATGCTGGAAAGAGATTCGAGCTGAGAGGCGAGAGATACCGGGTATTAATATCTCAGAGAAGGGCCTCTACCGGCATGGATCTCATCAAGTCTAGAGGTGCCTGAGAAGGCATGCAAGGACCTCATCTCCGATCATTGGCCGCTTCGAAGCGCTCCTGGTCCTGGGCCTGTAGTTGTGGCTGCGGCGCTCATTTCGCTTTGGATCTAGCCAACCTTGGCGGTGGCGATTGAAGCCTGTATGGATACGATTAGAGTTATCAGATCATCTGATAGTCTAGTTTTTGCTTCTTACCCTGTCAAAGACCCTGTCAACACCAGCAGGGGCTCCGCTATCGGTCCCAGAAAACTCATTGGTACAAGCTCATCTGCAGCTGGCCCGTtcaagaggccaagaagacgccGAGCTCCTTTCCGGACGAGCCGAATTAGCACACAGGCCTACAACAGTGGGCCTCATTGACCTTCGTCCACTCACCCCACGAACTCCCTGTCAAGCATTTGGCACTAATGAAATGATTATCTTATCAGATCCCACCCTCTCACGCCACTAACGATACGTTGACCCTGGACGGCATAGCCGAGCCAAAATCACACGAGCCGACGGCCGGACGGGCTAGCCAAGCTAGGGAGCTCGCTGTTGCACCATGTGCAGCCGAGGAAGGGGAGCTGAAAAGGAACATGAAGTGGGGGGAGTGACTCTGAGAGATTGCTCGGCCACAAAGAATGGCCATACCGCTCAACTAGGACGGCATCTCGTACTCACCAAGAGCCCATTCTCGCTCAGTTCGGCAAGGTCGCCAAGGGCCATGCTCTACAGCCGCACTTGACATGCAACCTTTGTGATGGCTCACCTACTATTAAGACGGGTAAATCGCCCGCTTCCGGCGGTTGGTCAAGTAAACTTTACCTTTGTCTCGAAAAAATGAAGGCTGCTTTTGTTGTTCTCGCCATTGCTGGCCTCGCCAGCGCCGCTGAAAAGACCATGTTTGATGCGCTCCCCGAGTGCTCACATGATTGTctcaccaaggccatcaagggtTCATCCAGCTGCAAGCCTGAGGACAATGACTGCCTCTGCGAGGTGGACAACTACCGCAACATCTACACTGGAGCCCAGGCCTGCGTTCTTCAAGCATGCGGTGCTGCCAAGTCAGTTGGTAAGTCGGCCTGCCTCAGAGCCTGATCAAGCAACACTAACGCCTCGCAGAGGATGTCCTTCCAGCTGCAGCTCAGTTCTGTTACGACGTGACTGGTGGTGCCACCGCTCCACCAGTCGATGAGTCGGCTACCGTCAAGTCCACTGGATCAGCTACCACCAAGGCAGCCGAGTCGACTGGCACCcctgaggctgctgccactGCCACCAGCTCAACCGCCTCACCCGACGGAGCGGCTGCCATGGGCTCCATCGGCGGCTTCGGTATGATGGTGCTGGGTCTGCTCGCCGCCTTTTAGGCGAGCTGTAGTCTGGGGAAGGTTTGGGGAAGCCGGGATGTGGCAGGGGTTAATCTGGGTCTCTGATCCGTCTTGTAACGATCTTCTTTACGCACAAAGCGTCAGTTTAAACTGTTGTATGGCATGTAGAATAGAATGAATAATTACTGAACCCGATATTTTCAGTGCATCGAGCACCAAGCAGTCATTGAGCCTGATCTAGAAGGTGGAATCTGATGATCCAGACCCTGGTGTTGACAGGGCTCCTCGGATCACGCAGTCCGTCCGATGGTCCGTTCCCCACATGGACGGAATTCATGCGCCAGACAAGGGTCGCTAGGCTGACAAGGGTTTAAATGGCGCAGCATCACGAccgttgatggtgttgacggtgttggtgatgaacaGGGTTGGACTCATCGATCGTGCATGGAAGCTCTCGCATTCATCTTGGTTGATATCATCATGCAGCTTCTAAATCAAGCTTTCAGCTGGCTAGGAGTTCCCCTGAGAATGGGACCCGGACTTTCGTGGGTTCCTGCATGTTCGGGAGCTTGTGTAGCATCAGATGATGAGTTCGTATTCTgagatcaagaccaacagCAGCCTCTTTGGGTCAGGTAACGGGATGAGGCGGAAGATGACAGTGGGGGCATGAAGTTGAGCATGTGACGATGGTGTTGATCTAGCAAGTTGATCTGAGAAGCTGAACCAAGACATGAAGTTCAGGGTAGTCTCATTACGAACGTAGGATGGTTCTAAACTGGTTGTCAGGAAGTCGTCAGTTGTTAATTGTACATGGCACAAAGCATGATGTACATGGCATAACGTATTTGACTAAGTTGTAGGTAGCGAGATACCAAATGCTCAACTCAGACGAACTGAGTCATCGGTGGTTGGTGTGAGGATTCTGGCAATGAAAACCTGGTTTTCATCGGTTCTAGTATCGTGACCGTCATGCTCACGGTATTGTGCCTTAGGAATTAAATGTCAAGTCAATGTGATGTCAACTCAAGGGACAAACGAAGAGATTCATCAACTTCAAGACTACTCCAGTTCTGAAGAGAATCCGGGATCTCGTCTTCCAACATCAGCTCTCTAGCTATGTTGTCGTTTTTATGACAGACGCTGCTTACACCAGTCACTTACCCCGAAACATACTGTTCTGATTTCACGATGGTGGATTACCACTGAAACTGTAAAGGGCATGATCTCCGTCTGAAGTCTTATAACTCTCAAGAGATATTATGTGATGCCATATACTATCCATCCCATATCTCACAACGAGCAAAACCATCAGAGCCCATCATTAAATCTTGGAGCACTGTATTGTTGTTATCTATAGACTAGGCTATAATTCGATATGGAGAGGCACAAGCTTTGATCTACCCGGCACTTGCGAGCTCAACGCGGGTAAAGGCGAGGATAACTAGTGCATCTCGATCTAGATACCATCAAGTACTAGATATGACTCGGCAAGGCACTAGCGTACGCCCATGAGATCTGTTACCGTTGATAGTTAATGGCTATTTCTCTAAACTGTCCCTTCCAGCATAGCAATGTCGAGATCCCCTCATAGCTTGTCCTTCCAAGCCTGAGTTTTCGAGCCTGAGGCAGCCCAAAACCTTGATGCAAAGTCCTACCTGTTGGTTCGACACCATGGTGTTCCCTAAGCATCACCGTTCAGGCTTCCATCATGAGGCCGAGTCAAACGCCGCCTGGATCCTCACGGTTGACTCGGCCAACGAGAAATTCCAAGCGCCTGACTCGGTGTTCAGGCCCAAATAGAACTTCCAACGTCCAGACCGAGCACATCCCGCGGACATGGTCTGTTAGTGCAACTCGGCAATGGTACGAGTAACTGCTTTGGGAATGACGGACGGGGGACTTTTGGCGCTGTCAGTTAAGGCACGGAGTGGGGGTTTTGACTGTTCGCCCGCCTCCGTACCCCAGCAGGCATTATTCGTAGCGCATTCTTGGTACAGGAAATTGCACACGTTCAGCGCCCAATGAAGGACTTTCAGGTAATTCTTCCGCCTGTAATTCATAGCCAGTCATGTCCTAGTTCTGGGAATTCTCGCCGATGTCCGCAGTCTCCTGGATCCTTGGCCAAAACAGCTGAACGAAGCGACCGATCCGGCGCGGTGCCCCCTGTGGTCCTTGCTGGGCTGCCAGGGTCTTGTCAAGAAATGCCTCTGCTAGCTCTTTCAGGACAGGCCATTTTCCTCAAAAGGCGACTCGTACCAAGAGCATGAACCAACAGATGGCTCAAAAAGACAAGACTTTTGCGAACCCATCAGGAACAATACGCATTTTGTCTCTGACGCTTGAGCCTCGGCATGGATCGATCTCCAGTGGGGCGAACCAGGAACCGAATCTGCATTGGAAAGGGGGAAGCAGAAGGAAAAAATAAACGGCGGCGTTGGTGCACGCGACTCCCCCGGTTCCTCGTGGTCGGAGATTGAACTGATTGATAAAGATTGAGTTGGGCCGGTCTCCACGTGGCGAACTGTTGTTTATTTCCAGGGGCTTGAACTTTGTCTGAGCCACTGTCGCTTTGCTGATCTTTGTCTCAGCCACTCGTTGGGTGAGCGTTTGCCGTAGCGTTCACATGATCGGCACGCTCGGAAAGTCTTCCGGCGGTGCAGCTGGGGATTCCGAAGGCCGAGGtgctgagagagagaggaacGCGGCATGGAGAAGCTGAATGCGATGATGAGGTGCCAATCGTTCGTTCATTACATTGTTTGTTTACTCCGTTGGCTGCGAGAGTGAGACCCCCCAACACCTCAGTCATAGTACCCGCCAGAAGTGGCTTCAGGGCTCTGATCGCTACCCTGTGCCTCGCACACGCATTTGCTCTCAATTCAAGGAAGGGTGACCGATCTTGCAACGACAACTGTGACTTCTCTCGGCATCCAATGCATACCCCTGAGAACATTAAATTGAAGCTGGTGATGGTCACGCAACATTCGTCACGTTGAATTGTCTTTTTCGCAATAATGTTGCATGCTCCTTTGTGAATGTAATTAATGCATGTATACCTCTGACATTATTTACGGTTGTTTGTCTTTATTCTTCCTCTCTCATCCCTTTAGaagcaagaagatcaagtcgCCTTAGGTCCTCTCTGGGTCTGCAACTCGATCGTGCGATCGCACAATATGTTATGCCGCCCTGAATGATGCATAATTTGATGAAGTATTTTGGTATCAATGGCGCCTCCAAAAGGAGTTATTGACCGCAAGTCCACCCAACCAGATCAAGACATTCCATAACTAGGCATAGGGCGCCTCCAAAGCGGCACTCAAGGGCTATATCGCTGCCAGCAGACGCTAGACATATAAAGCTTTTGGCCGATACCTGATGGCAAAATTCTCAAAGAGTGCTTCAAGGGCTGTGTCCGGAGAGGCCTGTCTTGGCCTGtagagaggaggagagtgcCCACCACTTCGCTCGCAGGTGAAGACTCCTCCAAGTGAACCAGCATATTTTTAACAGCTTGTTCAAACATATACTTTATAGGGCTTATAAAGATCATCTCTGTCAACATATTGAACTCCCAACGCCTCAAAGTTATACCCACCCGGCAAAAGTGTTGGCTCGTCATCGTTGGCGACATCTACGTTGGTGGTGGGTTGACGAAGGGTGAGAAGCATATTCTGAACAAGTTCCCCGTTGAGGATCCAGGAGCTCTACAAAGGGCTGTATGCCTCTGGTCGGATGGCGACGCtgaggatgaaggaggaCAAGGTCTCCTAATCGTAAGGGGTAGATACAGGCACGTTGAGGTCGTGTTGATTCTTTGTTTTCAAGCCCATGATATAAATATTCTTCTTCTATGACTTTATGCCACCCAAAATGGGCATCAAAGTATCACAATCAATATCTCAGTAATTTCAACagtaaaggctctatacccaAAGCCTGAGGTTTCAATAGGCTCAAatcaataaggtttatccacGCAATCATCGATAGCTTCAATGACGCGCTGAAACTAGCTCTGCTCATAATGAATAGCTTGCATCTtgactaactaaagaggttaaaatccccttcaCGTAGCAGCTCTCCCATCCAACGTCAACCTTCTAATCACCCTTGCAATTCTCGACCACTTGAAAAGGTAAAAGTCTTAAAGGATCACGCTTCCGTTATCCTCGTGAGAGGTTCAACCACAACCAGTCAACTAATTTATGACCTGCCAACTGATCAACAACACGTCAACGAGATCGCGATGGCTTTCCGCAGAGACCTTCAACCAGCGGATCAAAGCAGCGCGGCCATTGCCTATCGGCATGCCTTCCTATATGATATAAATATACACTCTGCTGGTGTGGTCCAACAGTTCTACGTATGTTGCGTGAAATGCTCATTCGAAAAGTGGTCTGGCATACCAGTCAAAAAGCGTCATGAGAGCCTGGGCCCGTGAGAGACTTCCCTCGAGCTCCTACACTGGCGAGCCAAGCTTGCATGCCCAATATTGACTGGAATAGATGAGACCGGAGATGAGCTTGGCGGCCTTCTCCTCTGGCTATCTTACATTTGGCCGAAGACTAAGTAGAAATATCAACACTTGGATGTGAGAGAAATAGGAGCAGACTCAGAGTCGACTGTGATTCCGCGATCGGCAACTTCAAACAGTCTGATCCTATGCCGTTACCGAGAAATAACAAATAGCAGCAACAAAGACTCTACCGCagggcctcctccttcatctcagTTACCAATTCCCTCGTTCTCAACCACCAACCTTTTGTCTACTCCATCCTCTCTATCTGAACGGGATGAGGAGAACAACAGTTCCACTTCTATCAACGATGAATACTGCTGACACATGAGCCAGAAGCATCATACCAAAATATCAGCCGTATTCATCTCAGCATTGTTCAGgccatctttttcttctacCTGCACCATAGCTGCCTGGTCACAATGATAAGAGCACGGCAATCTACCACCAACCCACATCAGGCCTCCACGATGCCATCCACGGATGCGGTGACGGCGGACACAGACTCTGCTAGCGACCCAGCTGTAGGTACGTCGGGCACGCAGTCACATCAGGCGTTCGGCGAGAATCCAGAAGCTCTCACTGAGTCTCCTACTGAGCCAGCCGGTAACCGATGGTACCACGAAACCTACCCCAGCCATCACATGATCCCGTACCCGCTACACCCTCCAGGCCACAAGACCCTGAGAATGAAGAAGACCCGATCGCCAAATCGTCTGCCGAGCAGGGATCCGG comes from Fusarium falciforme chromosome 11, complete sequence and encodes:
- a CDS encoding CFEM domain-containing protein — protein: MKAAFVVLAIAGLASAAEKTMFDALPECSHDCLTKAIKGSSSCKPEDNDCLCEVDNYRNIYTGAQACVLQACGAAKSVEDVLPAAAQFCYDVTGGATAPPVDESATVKSTGSATTKAAESTGTPEAAATATSSTASPDGAAAMGSIGGFGMMVLGLLAAF